The DNA sequence gggttttttgggtttttttggggggtttttgggggggtttgggggaatttggtttttttgggggagttttgggggttttttgggggagttttggggaggggtttttggggttttgggggagttttgCGTGGTTTTGGGGCGGGGgttggggagttttgggggtttttgggggagtttttgggggttttggggggttttgcgggggttggggttttttgggggggtttgagGAATTTgcggttttttggggggagttttggggttttttgggggttttttttgggttttttttgggggatttttgggagttggggatttttggggggggttgggggttttCTGGGGCGTTTTGGGGgacttttgggtttttttgtggggagttttggggttttttggggttttttggggaggtttttcGGTTTTgagttttggggggattttgtggggttttggggggcttgggggtttttgggtttttggggggggattttttggggtttgggggagtttgggggggttttttgggggggttcttgggggggttttggggttttttgggggagtttgggggggatttttgggggttttggggggggaagtttggggttttttgaggggtttttggggttttttttgggagttttggggtttttgggggtttttggggttttgcgttttttgggggggttttgggttttttttggggttttttttggggtttttggggttttggggtttttttgggggggtttgggtttttttgggggggttttgggtttttttggttttttttggggtttttgggttttttttgggagttttggggtggtttttttgggagttttgggggggttttgggttttttttggttttttttttgttttttggggggggttttggggtttgggggttttttgggaggttttgggggttttctggGGGGTCCCGGCCGTACCTTTGTGGCGCCGGCCCCGGCGGGGGGGGGCGCACCTGGCGCACAGGTAAAGGCCCAGCAGGGCCCCGCAGAGCCCCGCCCCCACCCCCAGCAGCGCCTCCAGCACCGCGCAGGAGCCCGGAAcacctgggacaggtgagggacaggtgagggacaggtgagggacacctgggacaggtgagggacaggggagggacaggggagggaacacctggacaggtgagggacaggggagggacaggtgagggacaggggagggaacacctgggacaggtgagggacaggggagggacaggtgagggacaggggagggacaggggagggacaggggagggaacacctgggacaggtgagggacaggtgagggacaggtgagggacacctgggacaggtgaggggaacacctgggacaggtgagggacaggtgagggacaggtgagggacaggtgagggacacctgggacaggtgagggaacacctgggacaggtgagggacaggggagggaacACCTGGGAcaagggagggacaggggagggcacacctgggacaggtgaggaATAGGTGAAGGGAGacctgggacaggtgagggacaggtgagggacacctgggacaggtgagggacaggggagggaacACCGGGGACAGGGGagggcacacctgggacaggtgaggaATAGGTGAAGGGAGAcctgggacaggggagggacaggggagggacaggtgagggaacacctgggacaggtgagggacaggggagggacaggtgagggaacacctgggacaggtgagggacagatGAGGGAAcacctgggacaggtgagggacaggggagggcacacctgggacaggtgagggacaggggagggcacacctgggacaggtcacacaggtggcacaggtgagggacaggtgtgACAGACAGGTAAGACACGGAGCCAGGtgaggacaggtgagggacaggggagggcacacctgggacaggtcacacaggtgacacaggtgagggAGAGGTGAGGACAGGTGAGATCAGGAGAGATTCGCGAGCACAAGTGAGGACAGGAGATCGCCGACACggccaggtgcccccaggtgcccccaggtgcccgcaggtgcccccaggtgcccgcAGGTGCCCCAGGTGCCCCGGCCGCCCCCCTCACCTGGCGGCTCGgcgcaggcggcggcggcggccacaGCTGAGGCGCAGGCGCCGGCCTCGATGCCGCGGCACTcgagcagcagctcctcggaGCCGCGGCAGGTGAGCCCGGCCAGCCAGGGCCCCCCCGCGGGCGGCCCCACAGGTGCGCTGAGGGCGGGCCCGCAGCCCACCTGCCTGCACACCACCTGCGCCTCGGGCAGGCCCCAGCGGTGCCCGCACACCTGGTGCCAGGTGCGGTTGTGCAGCACCTGCACCTGCCCCGCGCAGGGCCCGGGGCCGCCCTGCAGCCGCACCTGGGGGGGGTCCGCACCTgcgggggaagggggagggtcagggcacacctgggcacacctgggcacacctgggcacccgccttgggctctgcagagcccagctgttACCTGAGCCCACCTGAGCTCACCTGAGCCCCACCTGAGCCCCCAGTGCCCACCTGAGCCCCACCTGAGCCCACCTGAGCTCACCTGAGCCCCACCTGAGCCCCCAGTGCCCACCTGAGCCCCACCTGAGCCCACCTGAGCTCACCTGAGCCCCACCTGAGCCCCCAGTGCCCACCTGAGCCCCCAGTGCCCACCTGAgccccccccagcacccacctgagccccacctgagcccccagtgcccacctgagcccccagtgcccacctgagcccccccagcacccacctgagccccacctgagccccccagtgcccacctGAGCCCACCTGAGCCCCACCTgagccccccagcacccacctgagCCCCACCTGAGCCCACAGCAGCCACCTGCACCCACCTGAGCCCCCCGTGCCCACCTGAGCCCCACCTGAGCCCCCAGTGCCCACCTGAGCCCACCTGAGCCCCACCTgagccccccagcacccacctgagCCCCACCTGAGCCCACAGCAGCCACCTGCACCCACCTGAGCCCCCCATGCCCACCTGAGCCCACAGCACCCACCTGAGCCCCCAGTGCCCGCctgagctcccagcacccacctgAGCCCACAGCACCCACCTGAGCCCCGCAGCGCCCACCTGAGCCCCACCTGAGCCCCCCGTGCCCACCTGAGCCCCACCTGAGCCCCACCTGAGCCCCACCTGAGCCCCCCGTGCCCACCTGAGCCCCACCTGAGCCCCCCGTGCCCACCTGAGCCCCCCGTGCCCACCTGAGCCCCACCTGAGCCCCACCTGAGCCCCCCGTGCCCACCTGAGCGCTCACCTGTGCAGACGGCGCTGGCGTCCTCGCTGTGCCCGCAGTTGTGCTCGCCCCAGGGGTGCAGCTGGCACTGGGCCAAGGTGAGCTCCTCACCTGTGCACTGCGTCCCGTCCAGCCAGATGGGGTCCGTGCCCGGCCCGAAGCGGGCGCGGCCAGGTGCGCTGACGGCGGGTGCCGCAGCCCAGCTGCCGGCAGGTGACCCGCGCGTCCGCCAGGTCCCAGGTGTCGTCGCACACGGTGCCCCACCtgcccaggtgcagcacctccACCCGCCCCGCGCACCTGGAGGAGCCGTTCACCAGCCGCACCTGCGGGCACCGGGGGTCACCTGGGGGTATCTGGGGACACCCGGGGGCACCTGGGGttacctggggacacctgggctCACCTAGGGGTCACCTGCGGGCACCTGCGCATCACccgggggcacctggggggcacccAGGAGCActtggggtcacctgggggttacctgggggacacctggggtcACTCGGGGGCACTTGGAGTCAGCTGGGGTCACCCGCAGGTACCTGGAGGTTACctgggggcaccggggggtCAGTTGCaggcacctggggggcacctgagGGCACCCAGGggcacctggggtcacctgcggacacctgggggacacctggggcacctgggcatcacctgggggcacctgcgGGCACCTCGGGGCACCCGGGGACatctgggggcacctgggggcacctgtgcatcacctggggtcacctgcggacacctggggggcacctgggggcacctgtgCATCTCCTGGGGGCACCAGGGGGttacctggggggcacctggggccTCACCTTCAGCGGCACGTGGGCATCCACCTCATCATCCGCCTGCCCGTCCACCTGGGGCAGCACCTGCAGATGCACCTGGGCACCAACCTGGGGCAGCACCCGGGGCAGCACCTGGGGATCCACCTGGGAACGCACCTGGGGCTGCACCGGGGGATCAGCACCTGTgggggggggaaagaggggagtggcacacctggcacagctggcacacctggagcacctggcacacctggcacaCCTGGAGAACCTGCACCCACCTGCACTCACCTGCAACCACCTGCACTCACCTGCACCCATCTGCACCCACCTCCTGCACCCACCTGTGCTCACCTGTGCTCACCTGTGCTCACCTGCTCCCCCCCGTGCTCACCTGCACCCACCTGCTGCCACCTGCACCCACCTGCACCCACCTGCACCCACCTGTGCtcacctgctccctcctgctccctcctgcaccCACCTGCACTCACCTGCACCCATCTGCACCCAC is a window from the Corvus hawaiiensis isolate bCorHaw1 unplaced genomic scaffold, bCorHaw1.pri.cur scaffold_290_ctg1, whole genome shotgun sequence genome containing:
- the LOC125320916 gene encoding LOW QUALITY PROTEIN: soluble scavenger receptor cysteine-rich domain-containing protein SSC5D-like (The sequence of the model RefSeq protein was modified relative to this genomic sequence to represent the inferred CDS: deleted 2 bases in 2 codons); its protein translation is MRIWGPLYLRAHLGLLLHLWLCAPGAAGPAPLRLAGGPHRCAGRVEVFHAGRWGTVCDDSWDARAAQVTCRQVRCGPALPLPRPGEFGSGEGPIWLDDVTCTGHEEALELCRARPWGEHNCRHGEDAGVACAGADPPVQPQVRSQVDPQVLPRVLPQVGAQVHLQVLPQVDGQADDEVDAHVPLKVRLVNGSSRCAGRVEVLHLGRWGTVCDDTWDLADARVTCRQLGCGPAVSAPGRARFGPGTDPIWLDGTQCTGEELTLAQCQLHPWGEHNCGHSEDASAVCTGADPPQVRLQGGPGPCAGQVQVLHNRTWHQVCGHRWGLPEAQVVCRQVGCGPALSAPVGPPAGGPWLAGLTCRGSEELLLECRGIEAGACASAVAAAAACAEPPGVPGSCAVLEALLGVGAGLCGALLGLYLCARCAPPRRGRRHKGEPLIPEPEEPPSAAEP